From one Chloroflexota bacterium genomic stretch:
- a CDS encoding ABC transporter ATP-binding protein, whose amino-acid sequence MTDLLDASNLTKLYGDVAAVDDISFTVRPGEIVGFLGPNGAGKTTTLKMLTGLLRPDPGTVVIDGHDMEQDPMAAKAVIGYVPDTPNLYGKLKATEYLRFMGQLYRVPGDAAERRIKRLLDLFDLTDSAGNYLEGFSHGMQQKTAIAGALIHNPRIIFMDEPTVGLDPRSARLIKDIMVQQRDRGNAVFFSTHILEIAENMCDRAIIINKGKIIADAPVTELTGMRGTDDSLEDIFLEMTGGRDVDDLVKELANDVS is encoded by the coding sequence ATGACAGACCTCCTTGATGCCTCCAACCTGACCAAGCTCTACGGCGATGTCGCCGCAGTGGATGATATCAGTTTCACGGTTCGTCCAGGTGAGATTGTAGGATTCCTGGGCCCCAACGGCGCAGGAAAGACTACCACGCTCAAAATGCTTACCGGGTTGTTGCGTCCCGACCCCGGCACGGTGGTGATCGACGGACACGATATGGAACAGGACCCGATGGCGGCCAAGGCAGTCATCGGCTATGTGCCCGACACACCGAATCTCTACGGCAAGCTGAAGGCCACCGAATATCTTCGCTTCATGGGACAGCTTTACCGCGTGCCCGGCGATGCAGCCGAGCGCCGCATCAAACGCTTGCTCGACCTCTTCGATCTGACCGACTCGGCAGGCAATTACCTGGAAGGTTTCAGCCACGGCATGCAGCAAAAAACCGCCATTGCCGGTGCTCTCATCCACAACCCCAGGATCATCTTCATGGACGAACCCACCGTGGGCCTCGATCCCAGGTCAGCGCGCCTGATCAAGGATATCATGGTACAGCAACGAGATCGCGGCAATGCCGTCTTCTTTTCCACCCACATTCTGGAGATCGCTGAGAACATGTGCGATCGGGCGATCATCATCAACAAGGGCAAAATCATCGCCGATGCCCCCGTTACCGAACTTACCGGCATGCGTGGCACTGACGATTCGCTGGAAGATATCTTCCTGGAAATGACCGGCGGCCGGGATGTGGATGACCTGGTCAAGGAACTGGCCAACGATGTTTCGTGA